In the Topomyia yanbarensis strain Yona2022 chromosome 3, ASM3024719v1, whole genome shotgun sequence genome, one interval contains:
- the LOC131689928 gene encoding RNA-binding protein lark, whose product MPASGTFKLFIGNVDEKTQPSDLRPLFDKYGTVVECDVVKNYGFVHMENEDQGRDAIQNLDGYVVNGKAIKVEAARNRRAPNTNTTKIFVGNLTDVTRAPQVRELFQKYGTVVECDIVRNYGFVHLDPTGDVNEAIRELNGMMVDGQPMKVQVSTSRVRPKPGMGDPEQCYRCGRSGHWSKECPRLLWSESRFRDRPMYARDPYPPPPPPPFLRDRIMDGFRDTFDYYDRYDDPRDLFERRYGIRGRDFPPLRSREPMPPIPPLMRRSAVESSRTSTYDAIFSRRTPPPTSRNGSSISRFGVYEDFSRDSFDDRRQGLRGPSPTHRYAPY is encoded by the exons ATGCCGGCTTCCGGAACGTTTAAACTCTTCATCGGCAATGTCGATGAAAAGACACAACCCTCGGATTTGCGTCCGCTGTTTGATAAGTACGGAACCGTAGTCGAGTGCGATGTTgttaaaaattatggtttcgtgCATATGGAAAATGAGGATCAGGGTCGAGATGCGATTCAGAATCTGGACGGGTACGTGGTCAACGGTAAAGCGATTAAAGTGGAAGCCGCAAGGAACCGTCGCGCGCCGAATACAAACACGACGAAAATATTCGTAGGTAATTTGACTGACGTGACACGCGCTCCGCAAGTTCGCGAACTTTTTCAAAAGTACGGTACCGTCGTGGAGTGTGACATCGTGCGGAATTACGGCTTCGTCCACCTGGATCCGACCGGCGATGTGAACGAAGCGATTCGTGAACTTAACGGAATGATGGTGGACGGACAGCCAATGAAGGTACAGGTGTCCACTAGTCGGGTCCGTCCAAAACCCGGTATGGGCGATCCGGAGCAATGTTATCGTTGTGGTCGTTCTGGCCATTGGTCTAAGGAGTGTCCGCGACTGCTCTGGTCCGAAAGTAGGTTCCGCGATCGACCGATGTATGCCAGGGATCCGTAtccaccgccgccgccgccaccgTTCCTTCGCGATCGCATTATGGATGGATTTAGG GATACCTTCGATTATTACGACCGGTACGATGACCCTAGGGATTTATTCGAGCGGCGCTACGGTATCCGGGGACGTGACTTTCCCCCCTTGAGATCCCGCGAGCCAATGCCACCAATTCCTCCGCTGATGCGTCGAAGTGCTGTTGAAAGCAGCCGCACTAGCACCTATGATGCAATCTTCAGTCGCCGTACTCCGCCACCGACAAGTCGCAACGGCAGCAGCATTAGCCGTTTTGGTGTGTACGAAGATTTTAGCCGGGATTCGTTCGATGACCGCCGACAAGGATTGCGAGGTCCATCGCCTACTCATCGATATGCACCGTACTGA